GTCGCGTACCCCTACGGCGCCCGGGCCCACACCGGCGCGAACGGTGAGCTGGCCGTCGAAGACGTACGCACGGTCGCCGAGCGAAACGACCTGACCGTCACGGGCGGGAGCGACGCGCACGACCGCTCGCTCGGCGAGACCGGCCTGTCGACCGACGAGTACGAGCGGGTCCGCGACGCCCTCGGCGTCGCCCCGTGACCGGCCACGTCTCGTCGTGACCGGTCGGCTGGTCCCCCGCCCGACCGATCCGTCGTGGGTATGCCGCCCGAGCGCTACGTCAGCGGCCGCCGCGTCGGTCTCCGCGGCCGCAGGGTTCAATGCCCCTCGGATCCAAGCACGGGTATGCAGTGCCACTACTGCGACCGCGAGGCCGAGATCGCCGTCGAGAAAGACGGCGTCAAGGTCGGGGTCTGCAAGACGCACTTCCGCGAGCAGATGGAGGAGATCGCCGACTCGGACTGGCTCGACGGGATCGAAGAGGACCTCGACATCGACCGCGCCGAGTGAGCGCCCGGGCCGCATACGCCACCGCTCAGTGGACCGCTCGCCGTCGCCCTGTTCGCCGCCCTCCCGCCCGCTCGTGCCCCGCTCGGTTCGCGCTCGCCCCACACGAGGCTTTACTGACTCGCCGCCGTAGCCGCCGCTATGGACCACGTCGACCGCGAGGACGTCGAACGGCGGATGGGACCGGCCGCCGACAAGCGCGCGCTCGCCGCCGCGCTCGGGACGGCGGAACTGGCGCTGAACTACTACGAACTCGACCCCGGCGACAGCTTCGGCTTCGGTTACCACCGCCACCCCGACCAGGAGGAGGTCTTCTACGTGATCGAGGGGACGGCGACCTTCGAGACCGAGGACGGCGACGTGGCCGTTTCCGCGGGCGAGGCCGTCCGCTTCGCCCCCGGCGAGTGGCAGCTGGGCCGCAACGCCGGCGACGAGCGCGTGGTCGCGCTCGCGATGGGCGCCCCGAAAGACGCCGGACGGACCGAGATGCTCCGGGAGTGCCCCGACTGCGGCGGCCGCACCGAGGGGACC
This DNA window, taken from Halosimplex litoreum, encodes the following:
- a CDS encoding cupin domain-containing protein, which encodes MDHVDREDVERRMGPAADKRALAAALGTAELALNYYELDPGDSFGFGYHRHPDQEEVFYVIEGTATFETEDGDVAVSAGEAVRFAPGEWQLGRNAGDERVVALAMGAPKDAGRTEMLRECPDCGGRTEGTVEMADDREALVTRCTDCGAETGRFT
- a CDS encoding DUF6757 family protein: MQCHYCDREAEIAVEKDGVKVGVCKTHFREQMEEIADSDWLDGIEEDLDIDRAE